The Vanessa atalanta chromosome 18, ilVanAtal1.2, whole genome shotgun sequence DNA window TAATAGTTACTAATAAATctacaataacatattaataaatacacagatTATTCCTACTAAATCTTACCTAGTGTGTTGTCACTGGGAATTAGATGAGCAGCTGGCTGCTTTGTTCCAAACGCTGTTACAATGTTCTCCACTAAGCATTTACACCAGGAACAGTCCACCCACCAACGCTCATTAAGTGCATCTtctatatatacctacaaaattatgaaacacAGACAGATATGATAgctatcataaattaaaaaataaataaatagaaaactagttccttttaaatatattatcaaataatgctctatataataaactaaaatacaagaaaattgTCATCGCACTTCaggataacattaaaaataataacttcagtgcaataaattaaactaaacaaagCTTAAAGGCAAGACctcaatattacaatatttcatagTTTATAATCATTAATGTAAATTCTTACCTTTATAAATGTATCTGGCCAATTATTACCATCTCTATGTCCAGCATATAGCATGTTACAAGCCAGTACAAAAACAAGTGGATTGCCTTTGCTTTTGAACGCTGCACCCTGCTCTCTCTTCAGCAGTGTGCACAGAGTCTGTGTTACTGTCTCATGGGCAAACATATTTGGCCGAATTTTAGTCAAATATAACATACTCATGCAAAGGATTGGGTCCGGTTTTGAGCGCTGAGATTTAAGAAGTCTTATGGAGCCTGTTAACAGACCCAGCTGAAAATATTAAGAACTcaagttgtatttttaaaaacataaagatttcatttatttaataggatagctttattataaaatgtaaataagggATTTACTAGTAGTGAACTTGAGATTTAGTTTTAgagaattaaattgtataatacatataattatatcatatatatacatatttgtcatatatttatcatatttccGCATCAATTGTGTGTGATGTAAAATTATCAACTAAATACCAATTTATCAGAGTTGTGTGTGTCCAAAGCTTGAAGAACATTAGGAACAAGATCCACAGGATCAACTTCTAACGAGGTGCCACTGACAGCCTCTGCAGGAGAACCTATTCTTGCCCTCTTGCTTGGAGGCTGACTGCCAAAAGTAGCTGTTTCCCGTTTTCTTTCTGCAACACCTATAGATTTgcaatttgattaaataatgttttaacatttaacatcattaatataataaagacaaataaattttcCAATTATCTTTATGATTGTTACTTTCAACAATTTTAAATCGGTAGATACTTATAGACAAAATTTGTTCAAAAAAGCTTTACCCTTTATCCAAGAATAGagaatttatcataaataataaatggtatcataatttaaaataagaacaagtATCCAaagtatcataatataattaggatttattttaagagGACAGATAATAAAGGTCCTCACAATATACTGTTAATTAACTCATAAACTTACTGCTCGTAGACGGTTTATGTATGTTTCTTTTCTCTGAGTCTCTGGAGACCACTACTGTAGATTTACTGCCTAAAGCAAATATATCCTGAGGATGCTGTGGAGCTTTGCTCTTGCCGCCGCGGCCGGTTGAAGACATTTTACCACGCTCCATCGTAACGAACAATTGATTTCTACTTTAAACAATAACGCTTTATAACTTCAGGTCATCACGTAATTTAGGGTTTCTTCTTACATATATTACacgaataaaacaattttttttcgtttacaaACAACACTGCTACACATTTCAGCAGAACTTATTTGACTTTGACGATCGCTCGTGTTGTCAGTCAACACGAATGTTACTGTTGACGTTTGACAATACTATGATTTTGATTAGTACGTTTCATTTGACGaggatgtaaaatttaattattttaaaatgtattattgatatttattattatttttaaaatttgtaattatttattattgtaatgtattttaaaaattgtatagtaaAGATGCaattgttttgttgttaaattttgtaattgtacTAATACtagatttttaagaaaatattgtctTACTAACACTACATGGGCTAGTCtcgaaataaaagttttattattattatttatttatttaatcctattattcataaaattagtaataaaatataaaggaactttttttatgaagcaAGTGGATACGAAACAATCTTCACTCTGAAGAAACGatcaaatataatatggaactcaagaaaataatttatttaacttttttagttttattctcAGTCCTCTTATTCTTGAAAAAACACCGCTCTTTAttcttcatttcatttttaacttGAGAGAGAGAAATTGAACGCTGAAAATAACATtgacaaaatgtatataataattaattacacctattaagtatatttcataTCGAAGGTGATTGTATATGACAGTAAATATTATGGATTACGTCGCCATCTTGTGTAGGAGGTTTCAATTTATATGAGGGCTGTGCTGGCACGCCACTGCGGCGTTTAAGTGCTCCCAGCGCCATCGGTGATACGCGCTCACCCCGTGACATGGCTGCGAAGCGACGATTTACTTCCGAAGCCTGACGtcgttcaataaataaatcagaattaaaaaataaacagttaccGTACAATCTAAAACTTTTCTACGGTAAAAGAACAAGTTGTAACAAATCCAGATTCCAAGTTAatcttttttagaaaatatattaataaaaatgaaaaaaaaattaaaatattagataattcACATCGAGTGTGTCTCCTTCCATGCTGCTATCGCTGAACAGGTTGAAGAGCATATTGTCCAGTTTAGGTTCTTTGCGTGGCATCGCAAACTGCGTCTTCTGGATGATAGGCGAGCTTGGCTGCTGACTCTTCtatcaataaacaattttgcTCTTAGTATTCACACTTTTGATAACGCAAACCAAAACAATGCCACCAGCATAGATCACTTGAGAGCAGTGTACCTTGGATCCAGGTGTTAGCATAACTGCGTTATCGTCGAGCTCGGGCTCCAGGCGTGTCGAAGATGGCGCCGGTCGGCCCGTCAGCTCCTTTTGAATGTTATCGATCGTGTTCTGCATACCCTGGATTTTCTCTTGGAGACGTTCCTGACATAGaccaatttacttttattaagacGTCCCAGGACATAATAAAGTAACACAAGACAAGTAGATCGATAAGCATTGCAAAGACTATTTCTTTTTATACCTTTTCGTTTCTCATTTCCAAAATTATGGACATTTGTTTTGAAAGTTCGTCATCCTTATCCTGAAAGTAATGAGTTAAGATTATCAATATACAcaatagtatattaattaagtgattaaaataattacacaacaAAGTGGATAGATTATAGTTCCTCAATAACTTACTCTGACGACAGTTTCCAGCTGTTCAACCTTCCCGTTCAACTTCCGCTCTTTTTCCTTCACATTATCTCTTTCGACATCTATCTCTTTTCTGACCTTCTGTAAGGTGGTTTCCAGCTTTGACCTGACGTCAGTACTGGTCTTCAGTTCTGACATCAATTGTGCGATGGTGGAAGCTTTCGAGTCCAACTCTTTGTCTCTAGCTTCAATTACAGCAGTTAACTCTTTAACTTTCTCTTCTGATGATACTCTGTTATGGAAGAGGAATCTTAAAAACGAACggcattttacaaaaaataacggacttatttcaaattttagcATTTATAACTTGCCTGAAAATGTTGTGAGTATTTTCAATTTCCTCAATATTTTGCATTAAGCTTTGAATATTAGCCGTAAGTTCTTCAATACGGTTAGATTTTACGTTCGACCCTTCAACGGCATTATTTAGATCACATCTAATTTCatctttttctttattcattTCTACTAACTGTTGATTTAGTTTTTCAATTTCTTCTTGACAAAGAATTAAAGCCTAAAATATTGTGATAATGATTGAATGTATGTTAgatccggctcgaaggatcataatttaattatcttcttttgtaacatacaatttaaaataaactgataaccttcttatttttttcaagAAGATTAAAATACCACGATTAATTTATAGTTCACAGGACGTCTTACCTGTTCTTTATCGTTTTTTTCGTTTATCAATGCCTCCTTTTCATCAATCAAAACGGCGATGTCTTTCTTTAGATTTTCTAACATAGCATTAGCTTcctaaatgtttgaaaaattttaatttcaataatattttaccctttaattgtccaatattaaaaaaatacatatacatcatttataaaaaataacactgcatatattttttttgcttacaACCTAACCTCAAGATTAATTTTAAGTCCGGTAATGACAGTAGTCGTGTTGATCTGGTCTTCTTCCAGTGATATGAGCTTCTCTTGCAAGCAGTTATTCTTCTCGCACATACTCTGAGTGAACTGCTCCTGATTGTTCAGCGCTTTTTTCAATGAAGTATTTGCTTCTAGAGCTTCCTTGAGACTTGCAaagtaatattagtttttttatttcagtatgcTAATCAGCTGTTTTATCAACAATAAAAGTTTGTGCAAACTCATCGATGTACAGGTACATTCATATAACAGCAAAACGTaagtataacataataataggtgagccagtgtaactacaggcataagagacATAGtaactcagttcccaaggttgctggcgcattgtAAATGGaaggaatttaaaaatttctcTCGGTTCCAATGTATATAGGAGATGGTGTCCGCTTAACACCAGGTGCCCCAATTGCCCACTCgcttaattattacataaaaaaagattttttacatttacattagcagcctgttaattgcccacagctgggctaaggcctctaaCCTAACCTCTAACCTATAATCATCTTTAGGAGAAGtttttttggagcatattccacctcgctgctccaatgcggggtgGTGACATACATatggaatttcgttgaaattagacacatgcaggtttcctcacgatgtcttccttcaccgcgaagcacgagatcaattatatacataaattaagcacatgaaaattcagtagtgcttgcctgcgtttgaacccgaaatcatcggtcaagatgcacgcgttttaaccactgggccatctcgacttatgaatacaactgaaaaaataatagcaaagaTTTTTTGATCTGTAGTtactttatatgataaataataattagtcttaCTCATTCTCCTGTTTCATCAACGCGTTTTTCGCTTCAGAGCTCTGATTATGAAACTCTTGAATCAGTTGTTTCATATCTCTTTGCAGATTGGATATCGTCTCATCCTTCTAAAAAGTGATACAAAACACCGTcagtctaccgccaaacactTGTGTTctgctttgaagggtgagtgagccagcgtcacaacaggcacaagggacataaaatcttatttgacAAAGTTGTTGGTGCACATAAAAAAGTAGCAATcgagttattataaaaataaccttttcGAGATTAAAGTTGCACACGTCCAGTTTGCTATTCAATTCGTTGACGTTGGTCATGAGATCCTCTCTGTGCTTCTGGGTGGCCTCTAGCTTGTTCTTTAGCTCAGATATATCCGAGTCCGCTTGCTGCTTCGTGGCGGAGAACAGCTGCAATAGCTGTTTCTGGTGCTCGCTCGTCAGTTTAACTATGAAGTTGGAGACGCAGAAATAACggcttaaaatttattcatcattTTGTCGTGTAAGAATTTGTTATCAATGTTATCtgtttgaagtatttttaaagTGATTTAGGAATAAATTGAGCTATGGTTGTTCGATTGGAgtaaaaaattttgaaaaccgATGAACATTTAACGGTGCTACGATGTTTCGTTGCGAACCTAGCCAGGAGAGTTTACCTTTCTCCTCAAGTCCACCGATAGCCTGACGATTCTTCTCGTCCACTTGCATCTGCTTATGCTTGATATCCCTCACGAGTTGACCGGACTTCTGGTACGCATCACACAGAGCGGCTTGGTCGACCTTACACCTGGACAGCGTATCTTTCAAACGCTCGCTATAATCTTCCAGCACTTCACAAATCTCACGGGTGCAGTTTAACCTATGAATTCATTTTGTTGTATCAAAATCCAGCGCAACGCTGCTTAAAACAAAGATTTGTAAGAgtttttggttttaataaaCTGATGTACCTAATACAAAAACGGTGTAAGAAATTGTAttcttttacaattatatattaactactatgtatttaaaaaaaaatacaatacggTGATCAAAACTAAAGGCTTTGGAATCTATTCTTAATAAGGTAACAAGTATGAGCGATAAGCGAATAGTGGCTTAATAGCAAGGTTTGGTAAGTAggcatattataaacaaaaagtttttattaagctTGTCCTAGTCGACACACTTGTTCAATGTGTCGGGACGCAGTCTCAGCTCATCCTGATACTGTCCCGATATCGTCTCGTGCTGCATCTGCACCTCTACCATGTTCTGCTGCAGCCGCTCATGGTTGCCTTCAACTTGTTGCAACTTTTCTTTCAAATCCCAGTACGCTGTGTCTTGAGCCACCTATTATACAAAATTCTTGTACCTGACTTTACTTTGTAATGAAAAAGTTctcaataaacttttatttgtttcaataatacaaatatataatataatttccagTTATTAAATCGTAATAAGAAAACTACcttcagttttattattttagtcgtTTCTCTTGAAACTTTTTCGCGAAGTTTTTCTACTTCTACGTTCATTCTTTTTCTGTTCGCAACTTTACCTATATCTCCAATCTCCATGATGGTATTGATGCAACAAATGTGTTTTGTAAACAACAAATGTGTtcaagtaacaaaaaatatgcactttttattaattttaatagcaaaATGGCGCGAAtgctaaatctttttttttttaaaccagtgTAACCTAGTGCCTAAAATCATTTGtacattcaaaaataatttcgtataatactcaatattttgttattttattattcctttatataaattataaacaatgtaaatgttattattcgTATTCATacctttttgaatattaatgttttccttctatactatttttatattatctactaggtacatataaataagtttacgaAACTATTGacctaaagaaaaaaatagtgtaCATGAATCTAAATTCTAttctaatttacatttttattatctgaATTCTAAcacataaactatttttattaccttatCTGTACTTAATATCTACCGGGGCAATTTGACACTGAAGTTTTAGGCGGATTCTGTCATCTGTGTGCCAGAGACGAGCtgtcaatatacatatttccaTTAAATCCAGAAAATATTAAAGGTTAGATATGTTAACTTTATATCTGTTAATTTTACGTTATAACTGACTATTAAATCGcccttagatttattttttttaaactttggaAACCAATtatgacacaaaaaaataatttccacCGAAGTTATGTAACTGATCTGTAggttattaaattgattttcagATGCTCACTTCATCATTGTTCGGCGGCCTACGGGCAGCTCGTACCTCGGTAATGGTCACCAGGAATCTAGCTGCGGCACAAAAAGTCAATGATCCCATACAGCAGCTCTTTTTGGACAAAATTAGAGAATACAAACAGAAGAGTGCGTAAGTAGATGTGTTTCTAACTTCTCTTAGCACGGAATAAGCtcgtatttttgtgttttaaaaaatgaacataAGAAATGTATGACTTACCTTGATATAATGAATATTCACCTCATCAAATCAAATTTGATTCTTCAACtttgactatttaaaaaaaagtctaatcATTTACATTTGTTATGATAGTGTGATTGCTCAGAAATGCAAATAgtattgatgatgatgaattaaggatataatttaaaaatactaaaagaaaaatatatattatatatcaggTGTACATATTCAAATCACTGTTGATTCATTAAGCCCTATGCCCAAAGGTTGTTTGGAAGACAGAGCTTTTTAGAAATAAGACCATCTTTGTACCTTCTCTAGCtttggttataatttttttttttttataatgcgtTTTATACTAAAGAGtcataattgtattgtatgtcTTGAAATGCATAATAAGACCATTTTACAACAGTAACTCACATAATGGAttgaaatattgatatatattttgtatttaatgatatacatataagaaaAGTCCATAGTTCACTGAGCCTCAGATGAGTTTTTTATAAACACTAGTACTTGCCCTTTCCATCCTTTTTTCTGGACTACCTCAGACATAAAATGTACAGTATGttcttaaagcattttttttttgtagtggtGGTAAATTGGTAGACCCCAGCCCAGCAATAGAGAAAGAATTGAAAACTGAAATGGAAAAGCTTGAACGTCAATTTGGAGGTGGAAAGGGAGTCGACATGACCTCATTCCCGTCATTCAACTTCCAAGAACCAACTCTAGACCCCATCGACGAACAAGCTCAGAAGAAGTGAAGTGCTGtctgataaaataaatgataaattagatttaaaataatcaatcaaGTCACATGTTAAatgtgttattaaattaaagcctGATTAATCTTtgtgacttttatttttctGGGAACTTCGAAACAtgaaattaatctattttttccTACTAGTTATTGTAACAAATTCCTAGTTGTAGTTACCAACCAAAGAGTAGAAATCACTTAATCTGGTCACACTGTCACATAATGTCACCAGTGTGATCAGAATATCGGCttcaaaaatatcacaaaatgtTAACTATAACTAATTCTAACGTCCATAATATCGTCCAAAAAATCGTCTAAAATAGAATCTTATTAGTAATATCATCGTAAGATGATATtactaataagattttaaatgtcTCTTTTGTCTAGTGGCAGCAGATACAAAAGTCTTTGATTCAGATCAAGGGGTgatcaataaaaagtaattgatcATAAATTCGTTAAATCAATaagtataatctatattaatattatacatgctaaagtaactctgcccgttgtctgttgctcttttactgTCAAGAtactgaacagaatttgataaaatttggtatgaaacatGTCCCCAAGGAACGAAACTTTTTATGCCCAAGGGGCACGACCAACTTCTAAAACGAGAGTGAAGCTGCGAGCGAtaactagttataaatataagattttaaattaacatggttatttttattactaacagtatttaaaacgggatatttaccatgttttttatttttatttggtggagctcgatatttcgacattatctacgaatgtcttgttcacgagactgtgAAAGTGTAactatcccgttttaaatattgttagtagttataaatatgtttatttttctcaGCTGTCGATcgactttttactttttgtattggagatttttatacataaattacaatcaCTAGTTATTACGAGTGACGAGttcactataatttatttaattgtataaaaatctatatctataaatgtaCCTAAAAAATGGCCGCCGTaggcaaaataaattaatccttacatggttttaatttaatttacattttaatgaaaataataatactaccactccaaatattaaaaaatcttttatactcAATTAATATCGTACACGTCttacaaaaaaattgtcagTTCTTAGTTTTTAGGCAATGTTTGTTCAAAGAAATTAAtgcatagataataattaagacTGAGTGTATTTATTGTCTATATTTGTGACTATCAGTAGAGTTGGTCTAATGTTGTCTTTGGTTGGGATTTTCCATATGACACCAAGTGGCAAGTATAAAGTGCATTGAAAGAAAgactaatgttttatttagtttattgaaCTTgctataataagatttaatttttaaaatcaaaataattgccGTACTGTTTAGGTACTACAAGTTTTACAGTATACAGAGTTAATAGTTAGTTAGGAGTTTGACTGATGATAGATATTAcatgaaataatttgaaaaggtaagtgtactttttgttatttcaaatataaattattttgttggtAATTTTTGTTCTTcgctttatacaaataaatgctcatacaaagaaaaacttaatcaaaattaaaatacaatatattgaaagtttacttttacttacttactttttttgtatCCCACAcaagttttaagtttattatgaCATTTAAGTTTTTTCTTGCATGTAGGCCGCGATAGATAtcctaattttaatatatgtaacttaaaaaataataaattgttatttattttatagtataatactcgttaattaaactatttcaaGCAAATTTTCCAGCACCTTGAcaatacctacatatttttgttgtttgaagctaattaataataacaatcattaacaattattaaaaaaaatatagaattgaaagcttttattagtattgtaattattgcgaactgattgcaatcaaacaaaaatatataaaagtagtatgaatatattatttataacaaatattaaccttcCTTTTGTTTTTGAACAACGAAAATTGCTGagaaatatgattatatatggCTATGTACtggaataaaaatgaataatggtttttatatagtttagttaCTTATTTGTCttgtattaattattgcaaattcatttataaatatatgatgttATCTTTCATtccatgttttaaattaattattgtatcaagaaaaaataaaatgaaacttatAGTATATTCTACAatcaagcaacaatacttagtattgttgcattctggtttgaagggtgagtgagccggtataactacaggcacaatggatataacatttcagttctcaaggttgttTGAGCATTAGCAATGTAAGGAACGATTAAAAAACATTGCAGTGTGAACAAGCTCATTCTTGCCTATTGTACAAAAAATTTGAAaagataatgtaattaatttaaatttatgataatataaaatgtgtatCAAATTTGTTGTGAGTGAAGTCATAGCTGGTGATCttttaagtatgtatttttataaaacattagatACAGTTGAAttagtttatgtattttttttaaataagtataatagcCGGCATGAGTTatgagcatatatatatatatatagaatggTAGT harbors:
- the LOC125070985 gene encoding interaptin-like isoform X1 produces the protein MEIGDIGKVANRKRMNVEVEKLREKVSRETTKIIKLKVAQDTAYWDLKEKLQQVEGNHERLQQNMVEVQMQHETISGQYQDELRLRPDTLNKLNCTREICEVLEDYSERLKDTLSRCKVDQAALCDAYQKSGQLVRDIKHKQMQVDEKNRQAIGGLEEKVKLTSEHQKQLLQLFSATKQQADSDISELKNKLEATQKHREDLMTNVNELNSKLDVCNFNLEKKDETISNLQRDMKQLIQEFHNQSSEAKNALMKQENDLKEALEANTSLKKALNNQEQFTQSMCEKNNCLQEKLISLEEDQINTTTVITGLKINLEEANAMLENLKKDIAVLIDEKEALINEKNDKEQALILCQEEIEKLNQQLVEMNKEKDEIRCDLNNAVEGSNVKSNRIEELTANIQSLMQNIEEIENTHNIFRVSSEEKVKELTAVIEARDKELDSKASTIAQLMSELKTSTDVRSKLETTLQKVRKEIDVERDNVKEKERKLNGKVEQLETVVRDKDDELSKQMSIILEMRNEKERLQEKIQGMQNTIDNIQKELTGRPAPSSTRLEPELDDNAVMLTPGSKKSQQPSSPIIQKTQFAMPRKEPKLDNMLFNLFSDSSMEGDTLDASEVNRRFAAMSRGERVSPMALGALKRRSGVPAQPSYKLKPPTQDGDRSISLSQVKNEMKNKERCFFKNKRTENKTKKVK
- the LOC125070985 gene encoding interaptin-like isoform X2 → MEIGDIGKVANRKRMNVEVEKLREKVSRETTKIIKLKVAQDTAYWDLKEKLQQVEGNHERLQQNMVEVQMQHETISGQYQDELRLRPDTLNKLNCTREICEVLEDYSERLKDTLSRCKVDQAALCDAYQKSGQLVRDIKHKQMQVDEKNRQAIGGLEEKVKLTSEHQKQLLQLFSATKQQADSDISELKNKLEATQKHREDLMTNVNELNSKLDVCNFNLEKKDETISNLQRDMKQLIQEFHNQSSEAKNALMKQENDLKEALEANTSLKKALNNQEQFTQSMCEKNNCLQEKLISLEEDQINTTTVITGLKINLEEANAMLENLKKDIAVLIDEKEALINEKNDKEQALILCQEEIEKLNQQLVEMNKEKDEIRCDLNNAVEGSNVKSNRIEELTANIQSLMQNIEEIENTHNIFRVSSEEKVKELTAVIEARDKELDSKASTIAQLMSELKTSTDVRSKLETTLQKVRKEIDVERDNVKEKERKLNGKVEQLETVVRDKDDELSKQMSIILEMRNEKERLQEKIQGMQNTIDNIQKELTGRPAPSSTRLEPELDDNAVMLTPGSKSQQPSSPIIQKTQFAMPRKEPKLDNMLFNLFSDSSMEGDTLDASEVNRRFAAMSRGERVSPMALGALKRRSGVPAQPSYKLKPPTQDGDRSISLSQVKNEMKNKERCFFKNKRTENKTKKVK
- the LOC125070892 gene encoding ATP synthase-coupling factor 6, mitochondrial, which produces MLTSSLFGGLRAARTSVMVTRNLAAAQKVNDPIQQLFLDKIREYKQKSAGGKLVDPSPAIEKELKTEMEKLERQFGGGKGVDMTSFPSFNFQEPTLDPIDEQAQKK